One genomic segment of Sphingomonas sp. KR3-1 includes these proteins:
- a CDS encoding flagellin, with product MTRVATIPLQRTMADAIQRSQEKLAVTQTQLSTGKKASTFAALGTESVRNLSAHSLLARQEAQSTVSKRVGTTLSLYQANLEGIDSATTDLRSTLMNAVGTGDSSGLQEAIQTAFDQFRTALNASEGGTPLFGGSQIGTSPFAVDTLAQAATTPASDAFKNDTVRSTARVADGVDVTYGIGASEVGSSLYEAFRALGAVGDIGLKPTDAQMDAIKEAVSKLDTGLGDLRAVNADNGRKQNQVDTLADRGDARAVVLKGVIQDNEDADLGQVAIDLAQQKSVLEASYSVFAQLSGLNLTNYLK from the coding sequence ATGACTCGCGTTGCTACCATTCCGCTCCAGCGCACGATGGCTGATGCCATCCAGCGCTCGCAGGAGAAGCTTGCCGTCACCCAGACGCAGCTTTCCACCGGCAAGAAGGCGTCGACCTTCGCGGCGCTGGGCACCGAATCGGTGCGCAACCTCTCGGCGCATTCGCTGCTCGCTCGCCAGGAAGCGCAGTCGACCGTCTCGAAGCGCGTCGGCACCACGCTGTCGCTCTACCAGGCGAACCTGGAGGGCATCGACAGCGCGACCACCGATCTGCGCTCGACGCTGATGAACGCAGTCGGCACCGGCGACAGCTCGGGTCTGCAGGAAGCGATCCAGACCGCGTTCGACCAGTTCCGCACCGCGCTCAATGCCTCGGAAGGCGGCACGCCGCTGTTCGGCGGCAGCCAGATCGGCACTTCGCCCTTCGCGGTGGACACGCTCGCCCAGGCCGCGACCACGCCCGCTAGCGACGCGTTCAAGAACGACACGGTGCGTTCCACCGCGCGCGTCGCCGACGGCGTCGACGTGACCTATGGCATCGGCGCCAGCGAAGTCGGCTCGTCGCTGTACGAGGCGTTCCGCGCGCTCGGTGCGGTCGGCGATATCGGCCTCAAGCCGACCGACGCGCAGATGGACGCGATCAAGGAGGCCGTATCCAAGCTCGACACCGGGCTGGGCGACCTGCGCGCCGTCAATGCCGACAATGGCCGCAAGCAGAACCAGGTCGACACGCTGGCCGATCGCGGCGATGCCCGCGCGGTGGTGCTCAAGGGGGTGATCCAGGACAATGAGGACGCCGATCTCGGCCAGGTCGCGATCGACCTTGCCCAGCAGAAGAGCGTGCTCGAGGCGAGCTATTCGGTGTTCGCCCAGCTCTCGGGCCTGAACCTCACCAATTATCTGAAGTAA
- a CDS encoding DUF308 domain-containing protein has translation MTQVATAGAEGAPASLRNYYLVRALVAATWVAAAFTIGRAMPLAGILLVAYPAWDAAANYADAARSGGLRRNRTQAINVLVSAVTALAVFAVIGDMRAVLAVFGLWATLAGLLQLATGVRRWKSQGAQWAMILSGAQSALAGGFFIVQSRGGPVPDIARIAPYAAFGAFYFLVSALWLTVRRSR, from the coding sequence ATGACCCAAGTTGCAACCGCGGGCGCTGAGGGCGCCCCCGCCTCGCTGCGAAACTATTATCTCGTTCGCGCCCTGGTCGCGGCGACATGGGTGGCGGCCGCCTTCACGATCGGGCGGGCGATGCCGCTCGCCGGGATATTGCTGGTCGCCTATCCCGCCTGGGATGCTGCGGCGAACTATGCCGATGCCGCGCGCAGCGGCGGCCTGCGCCGCAACCGCACCCAGGCGATCAACGTCCTGGTCAGCGCCGTTACGGCCCTCGCGGTGTTCGCCGTGATCGGGGACATGCGGGCCGTGCTGGCCGTGTTCGGGCTATGGGCGACGCTGGCCGGGCTGCTGCAGCTCGCCACCGGCGTTCGCCGCTGGAAGTCGCAGGGCGCGCAATGGGCGATGATCCTGAGCGGCGCGCAGTCTGCGCTGGCCGGCGGCTTCTTCATCGTCCAGTCGCGCGGCGGCCCGGTGCCGGACATCGCGCGGATCGCGCCCTATGCCGCGTTCGGCGCCTTCTATTTCCTGGTGTCCGCGCTCTGGCTGACGGTCCGGCGCAGCCGGTGA
- a CDS encoding TetR/AcrR family transcriptional regulator, with protein METTRTTAEQIVDEARRLIMTRGYNGFSYADIAAAIGIRKASIHHHFANKSDLARAVVDQSRAGIQAQVALLAEIEPEAGTQIRAYAGYWERCILDGSAPFCVAAILAAEMPSLPEAVAAAVRAHFEELKAWLARLLALGVAQDGVSLLRSPEEEAEAFLSAIYGAMLSARAFDDPRRFVAIAETLLSRVIRLH; from the coding sequence ATGGAAACGACGCGAACCACGGCCGAGCAGATCGTCGACGAGGCCCGGCGCCTGATCATGACGCGGGGCTATAACGGCTTTAGCTATGCCGATATCGCCGCGGCGATCGGCATCCGGAAGGCGAGCATCCACCACCATTTCGCCAACAAGAGCGACCTCGCCAGGGCCGTGGTCGACCAGTCGCGCGCGGGCATTCAGGCGCAGGTCGCGCTGCTCGCGGAGATCGAGCCCGAGGCGGGCACCCAGATCCGCGCCTATGCCGGCTATTGGGAACGCTGCATCCTCGACGGCAGCGCGCCATTCTGCGTCGCCGCGATCCTCGCCGCCGAGATGCCGAGCCTGCCCGAGGCGGTTGCCGCTGCGGTCCGCGCGCATTTCGAGGAGCTGAAGGCCTGGCTGGCGCGGCTGCTGGCGCTGGGCGTCGCGCAGGACGGCGTGTCGCTGCTGCGCTCGCCCGAGGAAGAGGCCGAGGCGTTTCTTTCCGCAATCTATGGCGCGATGCTCTCCGCCCGCGCCTTTGACGATCCGCGGCGCTTCGTCGCGATCGCCGAGACGCTGCTGTCGCGGGTCATCCGGCTCCACTGA
- a CDS encoding DUF6468 domain-containing protein produces MSIALLANVLTIILCMAVLVQSVRMMKSLRTVKDGALTQVVEALQVATVQARAVLSDMKHTLGTDCARHAQLVERARELRDELSLMTGIADSAAERIVNAVSMANAQRGPAEGIAADTAEAEAIAEAVASIAEAA; encoded by the coding sequence ATGAGCATCGCGCTACTCGCCAATGTGCTGACGATCATTCTGTGCATGGCCGTGCTCGTGCAGAGCGTGCGGATGATGAAGAGCCTGCGCACCGTGAAGGACGGCGCGCTGACCCAGGTGGTCGAGGCGCTGCAGGTCGCCACCGTGCAGGCCCGCGCCGTGCTTTCGGACATGAAGCACACGCTCGGCACCGATTGCGCCCGCCACGCCCAGCTGGTCGAGCGCGCGCGCGAGCTGCGCGACGAGCTCAGCCTGATGACCGGCATCGCCGATTCCGCCGCCGAGCGGATCGTCAATGCGGTGAGCATGGCCAATGCCCAGCGCGGCCCGGCCGAGGGTATCGCGGCGGACACGGCGGAAGCCGAAGCCATCGCCGAGGCCGTCGCTTCGATCGCGGAAGCCGCGTGA
- the fliM gene encoding flagellar motor switch protein FliM, with protein sequence MIDLEDFDLPDPPAPMGDIGGGSFDQADIDALFGDFGPTVGKKGLRAVIESKVISHERLPMLEVVCDRVVRSFASSMRNLTSDGVDVSLEEVTSTRFGEFMNRVALPAMVGVFKIEEWESYGLVTVDSNLIYSVVDALLGGRGGGGSTMVIDGRAFTTIETGLVSRMLSLALSDFSEAFAPIEPVNMNLERIETNPRFAAIAGVSNICATATFRVDMDGRGGRFTLVFPYATLEPVRDKLLQRFMGEKSGRDSIWEAHMAAEVRKTNVSMNVLLGEKAMAIADLRSLEIGQTISLHKGPDDPLDIACGGVKLAQAQIGQRNGKVAVRLVSDVSSDKKVK encoded by the coding sequence ATGATCGATCTCGAAGATTTCGACCTGCCCGATCCCCCCGCGCCGATGGGCGATATCGGGGGCGGCAGCTTCGACCAGGCGGACATCGATGCGCTGTTCGGCGATTTCGGGCCCACGGTGGGCAAGAAGGGCCTGCGCGCGGTCATCGAATCCAAGGTCATCAGCCATGAGCGTCTGCCGATGCTCGAAGTGGTGTGCGACCGCGTCGTCCGCTCGTTCGCGAGCTCGATGCGCAACCTCACTTCGGACGGCGTCGACGTCAGCCTGGAGGAGGTGACCTCCACGCGCTTCGGCGAGTTCATGAACCGCGTCGCGCTGCCCGCGATGGTCGGCGTGTTCAAGATCGAGGAGTGGGAGAGCTACGGCCTCGTCACCGTCGATTCCAATCTGATCTATTCGGTGGTCGACGCGCTGCTCGGCGGCCGCGGCGGCGGCGGCTCGACGATGGTGATCGACGGTCGCGCCTTCACCACGATCGAGACCGGCCTGGTCTCGCGCATGCTCAGCCTGGCGCTCAGCGACTTCTCGGAGGCGTTCGCACCGATCGAGCCGGTCAACATGAATCTCGAGCGCATCGAGACGAACCCGCGCTTCGCGGCGATCGCCGGCGTGTCGAACATCTGCGCCACCGCCACCTTCCGGGTGGACATGGACGGCCGCGGCGGGCGCTTCACCCTGGTGTTCCCCTATGCCACGCTCGAGCCGGTGCGCGACAAGCTGCTCCAGCGCTTCATGGGCGAGAAGAGCGGCCGCGACAGCATCTGGGAGGCGCACATGGCCGCCGAGGTGCGCAAGACGAACGTCTCGATGAACGTGCTGCTCGGCGAGAAGGCGATGGCCATCGCCGACCTGCGCAGCCTCGAGATCGGCCAGACCATCTCGCTCCACAAGGGGCCGGACGATCCCCTCGACATCGCCTGCGGCGGCGTGAAGCTCGCCCAGGCCCAGATCGGCCAGCGCAACGGCAAGGTCGCCGTGCGCCTGGTCAGTGACGTTTCCTCCGACAAGAAGGTGAAGTAA
- a CDS encoding flagellar basal body-associated FliL family protein encodes MHRRGVGVQISEGHQGMSSPEIIEEGAEAANAAKPKSKKKLIIIIGAAAGVLLLGGGGGAAFMLTGSSAKAESAKDAHAEKKDEKKAEGGEGAAAGKDAFLDVPAFMVNLRSPDGQARFLKLHFMIVPADGVAVDDLKEKLPLVLDAYQPFLRELRPEDLAGSAAVFRIKEEMMVRATATLGDGQVKDILIQDLVQQ; translated from the coding sequence ATGCACCGGCGCGGTGTCGGCGTGCAGATTTCGGAAGGTCACCAGGGAATGTCGTCTCCGGAAATCATCGAGGAGGGCGCGGAGGCTGCGAATGCAGCCAAGCCCAAGTCGAAGAAGAAGCTCATCATCATCATCGGTGCCGCGGCCGGCGTGCTGCTGCTCGGCGGTGGCGGCGGCGCGGCGTTCATGCTGACCGGCTCCAGCGCCAAGGCGGAAAGCGCCAAGGACGCGCACGCGGAGAAGAAGGACGAGAAGAAGGCCGAGGGCGGCGAAGGCGCGGCGGCCGGCAAGGATGCCTTTCTCGACGTGCCGGCGTTCATGGTGAACCTGCGCTCGCCCGACGGCCAGGCGCGCTTCCTGAAGCTGCACTTCATGATCGTCCCCGCCGACGGCGTCGCGGTCGACGACCTCAAGGAGAAGCTGCCGCTGGTGCTCGACGCCTATCAGCCCTTCCTGCGCGAGCTGCGCCCCGAGGATCTCGCCGGCTCCGCCGCGGTCTTCCGGATCAAGGAAGAGATGATGGTGCGCGCCACCGCCACGCTCGGCGACGGCCAGGTGAAGGACATTCTGATTCAGGACCTGGTCCAGCAATGA
- the flgF gene encoding flagellar basal-body rod protein FlgF, which produces MDISSYVLLSQETALRRRMDVAANNLANMNTVGFKREQPVFREYMEKTESAVKPAQQTAFVLDYGATHDFSQGAFQPTGNPLDVMIEGNGYLSVQAPDGSTAFTRSGQLKILPTGELATSSGNKVLGEGGKPITIPQEAANQIEIGKDGTINGPGGPFGRLTVTQFDEAGVDPRGDGLFTGTGGKELSAGETHLQTGGIEGSNVNAIQETTDMVEILRAYQTSQNLSQSMNDMRKSAIDRLSKVG; this is translated from the coding sequence GTGGACATTTCTTCCTATGTGCTGCTGAGCCAGGAAACGGCGCTGCGCCGTCGCATGGACGTGGCGGCGAACAACCTCGCCAACATGAACACGGTTGGCTTCAAGCGCGAGCAGCCGGTCTTCCGTGAATATATGGAAAAGACCGAGAGCGCGGTGAAGCCGGCGCAGCAGACGGCGTTCGTGCTCGATTACGGCGCGACCCATGATTTCAGCCAGGGCGCCTTCCAGCCCACCGGCAACCCGCTCGACGTGATGATCGAGGGCAATGGCTATCTGTCGGTGCAGGCGCCCGACGGCTCGACTGCCTTTACGCGCTCGGGCCAGCTCAAGATCCTGCCCACCGGCGAACTCGCCACCTCGAGCGGCAACAAGGTGCTGGGCGAGGGCGGCAAGCCGATCACGATCCCGCAGGAAGCGGCCAACCAGATCGAGATCGGCAAGGACGGCACGATCAACGGCCCCGGCGGCCCCTTCGGGCGCCTGACCGTGACGCAGTTCGACGAGGCGGGTGTCGATCCGCGCGGCGACGGGCTGTTCACCGGCACCGGCGGCAAGGAGCTGTCGGCGGGCGAGACGCACCTCCAGACCGGCGGCATTGAAGGCTCCAACGTCAACGCGATCCAGGAGACCACCGACATGGTCGAGATCCTGCGCGCCTACCAGACCAGCCAGAACCTCTCCCAGAGCATGAACGACATGCGCAAGTCGGCGATCGACCGGCTGAGCAAGGTCGGCTGA
- the flgG gene encoding flagellar basal-body rod protein FlgG has translation MRTLSIAATGMLAQQTNVDVISNNIANMNTTGFKRQRAEFQDLLYEQVVRPGSATSAQTNSPTGIQIGSGVKTGAIYRIHEQGSAQQTDNQYDLAIQGHGYFQITMPDGTTGYTRDGSFGVSDQGELVNSDGFPVQPGITVPQNAVSVTVSKTGQVDVVLSGNPTPQTLGQLQLATFVNEGGLEAKGGNLFLETSASGAPIVGAPGDPGIGTLMQGFVEASNVNPVAEITALITAQRAYEMNSRVVKTADEMLATTSQLH, from the coding sequence ATGCGTACGCTCTCTATCGCCGCGACGGGCATGCTCGCGCAGCAGACCAATGTCGATGTGATCTCGAACAACATCGCCAACATGAACACCACCGGCTTCAAGCGCCAGCGCGCCGAATTCCAGGACCTTCTCTACGAGCAGGTCGTGCGGCCCGGCTCGGCGACCAGCGCGCAGACCAACAGCCCCACCGGCATCCAGATCGGCTCGGGCGTGAAGACTGGCGCGATCTACCGGATCCACGAGCAGGGCTCGGCGCAGCAGACCGACAACCAGTATGACCTGGCGATCCAGGGCCATGGCTATTTCCAGATCACCATGCCCGACGGCACCACCGGCTATACCCGTGACGGTTCGTTCGGCGTGTCGGACCAGGGCGAGCTGGTCAATTCGGACGGCTTCCCGGTCCAGCCCGGCATCACCGTGCCGCAGAACGCGGTGAGCGTCACCGTTTCGAAGACCGGCCAGGTCGATGTCGTGCTCTCGGGCAACCCGACGCCGCAGACGCTGGGCCAGCTCCAGCTCGCCACCTTCGTCAACGAGGGCGGCCTGGAGGCCAAGGGCGGCAATTTGTTCCTCGAAACCTCGGCCTCGGGTGCGCCGATCGTCGGCGCGCCGGGGGATCCGGGCATCGGCACGCTGATGCAGGGCTTCGTCGAGGCCTCGAACGTCAATCCCGTGGCCGAGATCACCGCGCTGATCACTGCGCAGCGCGCCTATGAGATGAACAGCCGCGTCGTGAAGACCGCGGACGAGATGCTGGCCACGACCAGCCAGCTGCACTGA
- the flgA gene encoding flagellar basal body P-ring formation chaperone FlgA → MLGLLSLALLAFGTPEEVPVAVLGHAVQKGDRIDAGDFSVEQRPAAAARGALTVDQASGMEATRNLPAGTVVRQSDLMRPQMVRRGEPVTIRIISGPLIITASGRALGGGSQGEAVRVVASATNRTLDGIVEASGTVRIVTP, encoded by the coding sequence ATGCTCGGCCTGCTCAGCCTCGCCCTGCTCGCGTTCGGTACCCCGGAAGAGGTGCCGGTCGCGGTGCTCGGCCATGCCGTGCAGAAGGGCGACCGCATCGACGCGGGCGACTTCTCGGTCGAGCAGCGCCCCGCCGCGGCGGCGCGCGGTGCGCTCACCGTTGACCAGGCCTCGGGCATGGAGGCGACGCGCAACCTGCCGGCGGGCACCGTCGTGCGCCAGAGCGACCTGATGCGCCCGCAGATGGTGCGTCGTGGCGAGCCGGTGACGATCCGCATCATCAGCGGCCCGCTGATCATCACCGCCTCGGGCCGCGCGCTCGGCGGCGGCTCGCAGGGCGAGGCGGTTCGCGTCGTCGCCAGCGCCACCAACCGCACGCTCGACGGGATCGTCGAGGCTTCGGGCACCGTGCGGATCGTCACGCCGTAA
- the flgH gene encoding flagellar basal body L-ring protein FlgH, which yields MRKILLAVTIAATLSGCGAAGRLKAVGKAPKLSEIQPIDTPEIEPSLAMPADRSNAPHSASAQPANNASLFRTGAGALFRDQRANKLGDILTIKINIADKADLGNNTSRTRGGSESGGLGGLLNISPVKKLLGADANAALETNSGSKYAGGGTTARSETINMTMAAIVTQVMPNGNLMIKGRQEVRVNFEMRELIITGIIRPEDIARDNSIRHSQIAEARVIYGGKGQLTDAQQARWGQQIYDALFPF from the coding sequence ATGCGTAAGATCCTTCTCGCGGTGACCATCGCCGCCACGCTTTCGGGTTGCGGCGCAGCCGGCCGGCTGAAGGCCGTCGGCAAGGCGCCCAAGCTTTCGGAAATCCAGCCGATCGACACGCCGGAGATCGAGCCGTCGCTGGCGATGCCGGCCGACCGCTCCAACGCTCCCCACAGCGCGTCGGCGCAGCCGGCGAACAACGCCTCGCTGTTCCGCACCGGCGCCGGCGCGCTGTTCCGCGACCAGCGCGCGAACAAGCTCGGTGACATCCTGACGATCAAGATCAACATCGCCGACAAGGCGGACCTGGGCAACAACACCTCGCGCACCCGCGGCGGCAGCGAGAGCGGCGGCCTGGGCGGCCTGCTCAACATCAGCCCGGTGAAGAAGCTGCTCGGCGCCGATGCCAATGCCGCGCTCGAGACCAATTCGGGCTCGAAATATGCCGGCGGCGGCACCACGGCCCGCTCCGAGACGATCAACATGACCATGGCCGCGATCGTCACCCAGGTGATGCCCAACGGCAATCTGATGATCAAGGGCCGCCAGGAGGTCCGCGTGAACTTCGAGATGCGCGAGCTGATCATCACCGGCATCATCCGACCCGAGGACATCGCCCGCGACAATTCGATCCGCCATTCGCAGATCGCCGAGGCGCGCGTGATTTATGGCGGCAAGGGCCAGCTCACCGACGCGCAGCAGGCGCGCTGGGGCCAGCAGATCTACGACGCGCTCTTCCCGTTCTGA
- a CDS encoding flagellin: MAFSVNTNVGAMAALQSLNDTNKGLSQVQSRINTGLKVASTKDDSASYTIAQGLRGDMGGLSAVSSSLSRAKSVTDVAVAGAEQISDVVNQMKAKAYQAADAGIDTSTRDALNSDFVALRDQITTIVNSSDFNGTNLLKASGGTVTALQSLQDSDTSSATTWNPDSLSVANQGLDLGGSVITISASGNISSQASAQAMIDTISTTQDNLKTSLSTLGAASRKIDAQSTFTSKLSDVIEGGIGNLVDADLAKESAKLQALQVKQQLGVQALSIANQAPSTITSLFR, translated from the coding sequence ATGGCATTTTCTGTCAACACCAACGTCGGCGCGATGGCGGCTCTTCAGAGCCTCAACGACACGAACAAGGGCCTGTCGCAGGTTCAGAGCCGCATCAACACCGGCCTGAAGGTTGCGTCGACCAAGGACGATTCGGCCTCGTACACGATCGCTCAGGGCCTGCGTGGCGACATGGGCGGCCTCTCGGCCGTTTCCTCGTCGCTGAGCCGCGCCAAGAGCGTGACCGACGTTGCGGTGGCTGGCGCCGAGCAGATCTCGGACGTCGTGAACCAGATGAAGGCAAAGGCCTACCAGGCTGCTGACGCCGGCATCGACACGTCGACCCGTGACGCGCTCAACAGCGACTTCGTTGCGCTGCGCGACCAGATCACCACGATCGTGAACTCGTCTGACTTCAACGGCACGAACCTGCTGAAGGCTTCGGGCGGCACCGTGACGGCCCTGCAGTCGCTGCAGGACTCCGACACGTCGTCGGCCACCACCTGGAACCCGGACTCGCTGAGCGTTGCCAACCAGGGTCTCGACCTTGGCGGCTCGGTCATCACGATCTCGGCTTCGGGCAACATCAGCAGCCAGGCCTCGGCGCAGGCGATGATCGACACGATCAGCACCACCCAGGACAACCTGAAGACCAGCCTGAGCACGCTCGGTGCGGCCTCGCGCAAGATCGACGCTCAGTCGACCTTCACGAGCAAGCTCTCGGACGTGATCGAAGGCGGCATCGGCAACCTCGTCGACGCCGACCTGGCGAAGGAATCTGCAAAGCTGCAGGCCCTTCAGGTCAAGCAGCAGCTCGGCGTGCAGGCTCTGTCGATCGCCAACCAGGCGCCGTCGACCATCACGTCGCTGTTCCGTTAA
- a CDS encoding flagellar hook capping FlgD N-terminal domain-containing protein codes for MTTVTNTTNTTNTTGTTATPSATGLNADFTMFLKLLTTQMQNQDPLSPMDTSQYTQQLVQYSQVEQSMQQNTTLKDILSSLGTQNLTQASSLIGHAVEADSPIAGLTDKLPAQWTWNTPRDASTIVATITDANGKTVDTRTVNVSGTTGNLAWDGATTSGKQMAAGKYSISIKALDSSGTELSNTSVHAIGTVSDVQLDNGAVLVTVNGNKYDSSVLTRIGETVN; via the coding sequence ATGACCACCGTCACCAACACGACCAACACCACGAACACCACCGGGACGACGGCGACGCCGAGCGCCACCGGCCTCAACGCCGACTTCACGATGTTCCTGAAGCTGCTGACCACGCAGATGCAGAACCAGGACCCGCTGAGCCCGATGGACACCAGCCAGTACACCCAGCAGCTGGTGCAATATTCGCAGGTCGAGCAGTCGATGCAGCAGAACACGACGCTGAAGGACATCCTGTCGTCGCTCGGCACGCAGAACCTCACCCAGGCATCGTCGCTGATCGGCCATGCGGTGGAAGCGGACTCGCCGATCGCCGGCCTCACCGACAAGCTGCCGGCGCAGTGGACCTGGAACACGCCACGCGACGCCTCGACGATCGTCGCGACGATCACCGATGCCAATGGCAAGACGGTCGATACGCGCACCGTGAACGTCTCCGGCACGACGGGCAATCTCGCCTGGGACGGCGCGACGACGAGCGGCAAGCAGATGGCCGCGGGCAAGTACAGCATCTCGATCAAGGCGCTCGACAGCTCGGGCACCGAGCTCAGCAACACCTCGGTGCACGCCATCGGCACGGTGAGCGACGTGCAGCTCGACAATGGCGCCGTGCTCGTGACCGTGAACGGCAACAAGTATGATTCCAGCGTGCTCACCCGCATCGGCGAGACGGTGAACTAG
- a CDS encoding flagellar hook-length control protein FliK: MQINTIGFPAGLLGAGGASTAAAGSGMGDAFGLLLGAPNNPAGAGITPPLAANDSTLPATSTPSVSMAQLLTTAAPLATGTTPLTQAQLPAEAQPPVAAQPLADAPSLADAQPQPGAQAPVVAQDPALAAPELPGKPEAAAPATDAKPVTDAKPVTDAKPAKAAPGAKPAADPRAETLAEQLAATPVEAASEPPAGEAKAEAPAKRGPRLASADTDAGDQPGPDAAPVAVVDPVAVAVVQQQVPVRPELAVKPQPSPTRQIGDVSLGGRKADAARAAPADATAKGAAPTVNDKAGATVSAIAGKQGEKNDNAPSDERGQAPAFTLRHDAQAAPAHAASDTAKAQGAPAVAAAEPVVTARPGHLGQQMGVEIARKVEAGEDTLRVRLNPDNLGKVEVTLAFDDGGTLRATVRAESQQALDMLRQDMPDLGRSLDQAGIRADTQSFRFESGNGGGSGAQAQQQQSQNSNSAGPFAGNDEPETAQAVYREIRGDGQVDLLA; encoded by the coding sequence ATGCAGATAAACACTATCGGGTTTCCCGCGGGCCTCCTCGGCGCAGGAGGCGCCAGCACCGCTGCTGCCGGCAGCGGGATGGGCGATGCCTTCGGGCTGCTGCTCGGTGCGCCGAACAACCCCGCCGGGGCCGGCATCACGCCGCCCCTGGCCGCCAATGATTCCACCCTGCCCGCCACGAGCACGCCGAGCGTCTCGATGGCGCAGCTGCTCACCACCGCGGCGCCGCTGGCGACCGGGACGACGCCGCTGACGCAGGCGCAGCTGCCGGCCGAGGCCCAGCCGCCGGTCGCTGCGCAGCCGCTCGCCGATGCGCCGTCGCTGGCCGACGCGCAGCCCCAGCCTGGCGCACAGGCACCGGTCGTGGCGCAGGATCCCGCGCTCGCCGCGCCGGAGCTGCCGGGCAAGCCGGAAGCCGCCGCGCCTGCTACCGACGCCAAGCCGGTTACTGACGCCAAGCCGGTTACTGACGCCAAGCCGGCCAAGGCGGCGCCGGGCGCGAAGCCGGCCGCCGATCCGCGGGCCGAGACGCTCGCCGAGCAGCTCGCCGCTACGCCGGTCGAAGCCGCTAGCGAACCGCCGGCCGGGGAAGCCAAGGCCGAGGCCCCCGCGAAGCGCGGCCCGCGCCTTGCGAGTGCCGATACCGACGCCGGCGACCAGCCCGGGCCCGACGCTGCGCCAGTCGCGGTGGTCGATCCCGTCGCCGTTGCCGTCGTGCAGCAGCAGGTGCCGGTGCGTCCCGAGCTGGCGGTGAAGCCCCAGCCCTCGCCCACCCGCCAGATCGGCGACGTGTCGCTCGGCGGCCGCAAGGCCGATGCCGCACGCGCGGCCCCGGCCGATGCGACCGCCAAGGGCGCGGCGCCGACGGTAAACGACAAGGCCGGCGCTACGGTCTCCGCGATCGCCGGCAAGCAGGGCGAGAAGAACGACAATGCGCCAAGCGACGAGCGCGGCCAGGCCCCGGCCTTCACGCTGCGCCACGACGCCCAGGCGGCACCAGCCCATGCCGCGAGCGACACCGCCAAGGCGCAGGGCGCACCGGCCGTCGCTGCCGCCGAACCGGTGGTGACCGCGCGCCCGGGCCATCTCGGCCAGCAGATGGGCGTCGAGATCGCGCGCAAGGTCGAGGCCGGCGAAGACACGCTGCGCGTGCGGCTGAACCCGGACAATCTCGGCAAGGTCGAAGTCACCCTCGCCTTTGACGATGGCGGCACGCTGCGCGCCACGGTGCGCGCCGAGAGCCAGCAGGCGCTCGACATGCTGCGCCAGGACATGCCCGATCTCGGTCGCTCGCTCGACCAGGCTGGCATCCGCGCCGACACGCAAAGCTTCCGCTTCGAGAGCGGCAACGGCGGCGGCAGCGGCGCGCAGGCGCAGCAGCAGCAGAGCCAGAACAGCAATTCCGCCGGTCCGTTCGCCGGCAATGACGAACCCGAAACCGCCCAGGCCGTCTACCGCGAGATCCGCGGCGACGGCCAGGTCGATCTCCTCGCCTAG